In the Suncus etruscus isolate mSunEtr1 chromosome 20, mSunEtr1.pri.cur, whole genome shotgun sequence genome, one interval contains:
- the LOC125997917 gene encoding skin secretory protein xP2-like — MAREPALDPAPPVALEPALDPTPDFAPAPDLAPTSAVFQKSALLPAPEFATTPAMVREPALVPATDMAPTPAVNREPALAPAADLDPYPDLATAAPALVREPAFNPAPDLAPTPALFQAPDLEPSPDLAPTSAVAQEPALLYARPRRLKTQKDQATAYARGSSPKRKEGGHGGVVSSPMAPKSEALPQPPRHQEQDPWRRMVGQVAQVAAEVVQLVQLALAEMTAAEMTAVAGAGVAAGEEGEGESVEGRLGPRSTLGPSTTLGPSTTLGPNISPRLGPSPILAAA; from the exons ATggcccgagaaccagccttggaCCCAGCACCACCCGTGGCGTTAGAACCAGCCTTGGACCCAACTCCAGACTTcgccccagccccagacttggccccaacatcaGCAGTGTTCCAAAAATCAGCCTTGCTCCCAGCCCCAGAGTTTGCCACAACACCAGCCATGGTacgagaaccagccttggtcccAGCCACAGACATGGCCCCAACACCAGCTGTGAATCGAGAACCAGCCTTGGCCCCAGCCGCAGACTTGGACCCATACCCAGACTTGGCTACAGCAGCACCAGCTTTGGTCCGAGAACCAGCCTTCaacccagccccagacttggccccaacgCCAGCCTTGTTCCAAGCCCCAGATTTGGAGCCatccccagacttggccccaacatcaGCCGTGGCCCAAGAACCAGCCTTG CTCTACGCCAGGCCCCGCCGGCTGAAGACCCAGAAGGATCAGGCCACGGCCTATGCCCGAGGATCCTCCCCCAAGAGAAAGGAGG GTGGCCACGGGGGTGTCGTCAGCAGTCCCATGGCCCCAAAGTCCGAAGCTCTACCCCAGCCCCCGCGTCACCAGGAGCAGGACCCGTGGCGGCGCATGGTGGGACAAGTCGCACAAGTCGCGGCGGAGGTGGTACAATTGGTACAATTAGCGTTGGCCGAAATGACAGCGGCCGAAATGACAGCGGTGGCGGGAGCG GGCGTCGCAGCAGGGGAAGAGGGCGAGGGAGAGTCTGTGGAGGGGCGCCTTGGCCCCAGAAGCACCCTTGGCCCCAGCACCACCCTTGGCCCCAGCACCACCCTTGGCCCCAACATCAGCCCCAGACTTGGACCCAGCCCCATACTCGCCGCAGCCTAG